A genomic region of Xiphophorus couchianus chromosome 18, X_couchianus-1.0, whole genome shotgun sequence contains the following coding sequences:
- the LOC114133245 gene encoding galaxin-like isoform X3, producing the protein MFKVSHRCNGVVVGIKTSDAVKMLSLNKLRLVFLMCSFFTFYDHANTAECGNGTTTTSCDSSFCCEGKSYDPRKDTCCKPPGNRAGNLTEGLSERMSQCCGEKAYNPLNEICCNLTVNAKPSHDAKCCGKAPYDEKKEVCCSDKLLKKRSPEHLCCYGRLFDSAIENCCQNMFPRIQLKINNSSVCAKNFTCDPTIPGENHTVETNKSDQRNAASTQKQVCEFGDEKEEYYEKEGFQCCGHHYFSTTLWSCKKDKLHAKIQK; encoded by the exons atgttcaaggtCTCACACAGATGCAACGGCGTTGTTGTTGGGATCAAAAC GTCAGATGCGGTAAAGATGCTTTCTCTCAACAAGCTCAGATTGG TATTTCTGATGTGTAGTTTCTTCACTTTTTATG ATCATGCGAACACAGCGGAATGTGGGAATGG AACAACAACTACGAGCTGTGATTCTTCCTTCTGCTGTGAAGGTAAATCGTATGATCCTCGAAAGGACACTTGCTGTAAACCCCCTGGAAACAGAGCAG GTAACCTGACAGAAGGACTGAGTGAAAGGATGTCTCAGTGCTGTGGAGAGAAGGCATACAACCCACTTAATGAAATATGCTGTAACCTAACTGTGAATGCCAAACCTTCACATGATGCCAAATGCTGTGGCAAAG cgcCTTATGATGAAAAGAAGGAAGTCTGCTGCAGTGACAAACTGCTGAAGAAGCGCAGCCCTGAGCATCTGTGTTGCTACGGGAGACTGTTTGACTCTGCTATTGAGAATTGCTGCCAGAATATGTTTCCTCGGATACAGCTGAAAATCAACAATTCCTCAGTCTGTG CGAAGAACTTCACATGTGACCCCACAATTCCTGGAGAGAATCACAC AGTTGAGACCAACAAATCAGACCag agaaaTGCTGCATCCACCCAGAAGCAGGTTTGTGAGTTCGGGGATGAAAAGGAGGAGTACTATGAGAAGGAAGGTTTTCAATGCTGTGGTCACCACTATTTCAGCACCACCCTCTGGTCTTGCAAGAAAGATAAACTGCATGcgaaaatccaaaaatga
- the LOC114133245 gene encoding galaxin-like isoform X4 — MLSLNKLRLVFLMCSFFTFYDHANTAECGNGTTTTSCDSSFCCEGKSYDPRKDTCCKPPGNRAGNLTEGLSERMSQCCGEKAYNPLNEICCNLTVNAKPSHDAKCCGKAPYDEKKEVCCSDKLLKKRSPEHLCCYGRLFDSAIENCCQNMFPRIQLKINNSSVCAKNFTCDPTIPGENHTVETNKSDQRNAASTQKQVCEFGDEKEEYYEKEGFQCCGHHYFSTTLWSCKKDKLHAKIQK, encoded by the exons ATGCTTTCTCTCAACAAGCTCAGATTGG TATTTCTGATGTGTAGTTTCTTCACTTTTTATG ATCATGCGAACACAGCGGAATGTGGGAATGG AACAACAACTACGAGCTGTGATTCTTCCTTCTGCTGTGAAGGTAAATCGTATGATCCTCGAAAGGACACTTGCTGTAAACCCCCTGGAAACAGAGCAG GTAACCTGACAGAAGGACTGAGTGAAAGGATGTCTCAGTGCTGTGGAGAGAAGGCATACAACCCACTTAATGAAATATGCTGTAACCTAACTGTGAATGCCAAACCTTCACATGATGCCAAATGCTGTGGCAAAG cgcCTTATGATGAAAAGAAGGAAGTCTGCTGCAGTGACAAACTGCTGAAGAAGCGCAGCCCTGAGCATCTGTGTTGCTACGGGAGACTGTTTGACTCTGCTATTGAGAATTGCTGCCAGAATATGTTTCCTCGGATACAGCTGAAAATCAACAATTCCTCAGTCTGTG CGAAGAACTTCACATGTGACCCCACAATTCCTGGAGAGAATCACAC AGTTGAGACCAACAAATCAGACCag agaaaTGCTGCATCCACCCAGAAGCAGGTTTGTGAGTTCGGGGATGAAAAGGAGGAGTACTATGAGAAGGAAGGTTTTCAATGCTGTGGTCACCACTATTTCAGCACCACCCTCTGGTCTTGCAAGAAAGATAAACTGCATGcgaaaatccaaaaatga
- the LOC114133245 gene encoding galaxin-like isoform X2: MTFLGDFRWTGAFCAHSFDGVNRQSLLINAIFLEDITGGGTSHGNLLKAPYGSDLNIIRSDAVKMLSLNKLRLVFLMCSFFTFYDHANTAECGNGTTTSCDSSFCCEGKSYDPRKDTCCKPPGNRAGNLTEGLSERMSQCCGEKAYNPLNEICCNLTVNAKPSHDAKCCGKAPYDEKKEVCCSDKLLKKRSPEHLCCYGRLFDSAIENCCQNMFPRIQLKINNSSVCAKNFTCDPTIPGENHTVETNKSDQRNAASTQKQVCEFGDEKEEYYEKEGFQCCGHHYFSTTLWSCKKDKLHAKIQK; the protein is encoded by the exons ATGACATTCCTTGGGGATTTTCGGTGGACGGGTGCCTTCTGTGCGCACTCGTTTGATGGCGTTAACAGGCAGAGCTTGCTTATAAATGCCATATTTTTAGAGGATATTACAGGAGGTGGGACTTCTCACGGTAACCTATTAAAGGCTCCTTATGGTTCTGATCTCAACATCATCAGGTCAGATGCGGTAAAGATGCTTTCTCTCAACAAGCTCAGATTGG TATTTCTGATGTGTAGTTTCTTCACTTTTTATG ATCATGCGAACACAGCGGAATGTGGGAATGG AACAACTACGAGCTGTGATTCTTCCTTCTGCTGTGAAGGTAAATCGTATGATCCTCGAAAGGACACTTGCTGTAAACCCCCTGGAAACAGAGCAG GTAACCTGACAGAAGGACTGAGTGAAAGGATGTCTCAGTGCTGTGGAGAGAAGGCATACAACCCACTTAATGAAATATGCTGTAACCTAACTGTGAATGCCAAACCTTCACATGATGCCAAATGCTGTGGCAAAG cgcCTTATGATGAAAAGAAGGAAGTCTGCTGCAGTGACAAACTGCTGAAGAAGCGCAGCCCTGAGCATCTGTGTTGCTACGGGAGACTGTTTGACTCTGCTATTGAGAATTGCTGCCAGAATATGTTTCCTCGGATACAGCTGAAAATCAACAATTCCTCAGTCTGTG CGAAGAACTTCACATGTGACCCCACAATTCCTGGAGAGAATCACAC AGTTGAGACCAACAAATCAGACCag agaaaTGCTGCATCCACCCAGAAGCAGGTTTGTGAGTTCGGGGATGAAAAGGAGGAGTACTATGAGAAGGAAGGTTTTCAATGCTGTGGTCACCACTATTTCAGCACCACCCTCTGGTCTTGCAAGAAAGATAAACTGCATGcgaaaatccaaaaatga
- the LOC114133245 gene encoding galaxin-like isoform X1, which yields MTFLGDFRWTGAFCAHSFDGVNRQSLLINAIFLEDITGGGTSHGNLLKAPYGSDLNIIRSDAVKMLSLNKLRLVFLMCSFFTFYDHANTAECGNGTTTTSCDSSFCCEGKSYDPRKDTCCKPPGNRAGNLTEGLSERMSQCCGEKAYNPLNEICCNLTVNAKPSHDAKCCGKAPYDEKKEVCCSDKLLKKRSPEHLCCYGRLFDSAIENCCQNMFPRIQLKINNSSVCAKNFTCDPTIPGENHTVETNKSDQRNAASTQKQVCEFGDEKEEYYEKEGFQCCGHHYFSTTLWSCKKDKLHAKIQK from the exons ATGACATTCCTTGGGGATTTTCGGTGGACGGGTGCCTTCTGTGCGCACTCGTTTGATGGCGTTAACAGGCAGAGCTTGCTTATAAATGCCATATTTTTAGAGGATATTACAGGAGGTGGGACTTCTCACGGTAACCTATTAAAGGCTCCTTATGGTTCTGATCTCAACATCATCAGGTCAGATGCGGTAAAGATGCTTTCTCTCAACAAGCTCAGATTGG TATTTCTGATGTGTAGTTTCTTCACTTTTTATG ATCATGCGAACACAGCGGAATGTGGGAATGG AACAACAACTACGAGCTGTGATTCTTCCTTCTGCTGTGAAGGTAAATCGTATGATCCTCGAAAGGACACTTGCTGTAAACCCCCTGGAAACAGAGCAG GTAACCTGACAGAAGGACTGAGTGAAAGGATGTCTCAGTGCTGTGGAGAGAAGGCATACAACCCACTTAATGAAATATGCTGTAACCTAACTGTGAATGCCAAACCTTCACATGATGCCAAATGCTGTGGCAAAG cgcCTTATGATGAAAAGAAGGAAGTCTGCTGCAGTGACAAACTGCTGAAGAAGCGCAGCCCTGAGCATCTGTGTTGCTACGGGAGACTGTTTGACTCTGCTATTGAGAATTGCTGCCAGAATATGTTTCCTCGGATACAGCTGAAAATCAACAATTCCTCAGTCTGTG CGAAGAACTTCACATGTGACCCCACAATTCCTGGAGAGAATCACAC AGTTGAGACCAACAAATCAGACCag agaaaTGCTGCATCCACCCAGAAGCAGGTTTGTGAGTTCGGGGATGAAAAGGAGGAGTACTATGAGAAGGAAGGTTTTCAATGCTGTGGTCACCACTATTTCAGCACCACCCTCTGGTCTTGCAAGAAAGATAAACTGCATGcgaaaatccaaaaatga